The following are from one region of the Candidatus Saccharibacteria bacterium genome:
- the rpsU gene encoding 30S ribosomal protein S21, whose translation MLQVSRKDDESVESLIRRFNKKVAQSGVLTEARRKKYFEKPLSKKEQREIAIRKRARKEAKTRELLGIR comes from the coding sequence TTGCTTCAAGTAAGCCGTAAAGATGACGAATCTGTAGAAAGCCTAATTCGGCGATTTAATAAAAAAGTCGCTCAATCTGGTGTTCTTACCGAAGCCCGTCGCAAAAAATACTTCGAAAAACCGCTGAGCAAAAAAGAACAGCGCGAGATTGCCATCCGCAAACGAGCCCGTAAAGAGGCTAAAACTCGCGAACTACTCGGTATTCGTTAA